A region from the Tachysurus vachellii isolate PV-2020 chromosome 25, HZAU_Pvac_v1, whole genome shotgun sequence genome encodes:
- the rbm42 gene encoding RNA-binding protein 42, protein MMALKSGEERLKEMEAEMALFEQEVLGGPVAVSAGGPTVVEVPVALAVPAVQALSVVRPIIGTNTYQQVQQSLEARAATLVGPPPPTFVGPAVPAVRPPPMMRPAFVPHILQRPGAQRLPMMRGPPPQGMLAPPLPRPPPPPPMMMAPPMAGPPQHPMASIGPPMGPMNPVPPVDTMSQVVTAPPRPVTQAPLKVTPSIIQAAPTVYTAPPAPKRPDMRAQRQARIEELAASVAEQQAAALAAGLLEAKKDSVTDDSVIGPSMPEPEPVHTEPPESVTEDKKKGKQEKVRKCIRTAAGVTWEDTSLTEWDTDDFRIFCGDLGNEVNDDILTRAFGRYPSFLKAKVVRDKRTGKTKGYGFVSFKDPNDYVRAMREMNGKYVGSRPIKLRKSTWKDRNLELVRKKQKEKKKLGLR, encoded by the exons ATGATGGCACTAAAATCAGGCGAGGAGCGCCTCAAGGAGATGGAGGCAGAGATGGCGCT GTTTGAGCAGGAGGTTTTGGGAGGACCAGTGGCTGTGAGTGCAGGAGGGCCTACTGTAGTGGAGGTTCCTGTGGCTCTGGCTGTGCCAGCCGTACAAGCTCTGTCAGTAGTTCGGCCCATCATAGGCACCAACACCTACCAACAG GTCCAGCAAAGCTTGGAGGCTAGAGCTGCTACGCTAGTCGGACCTCCACCTCCTACATTCGTTGGTCCAG ccgTACCTGCAGTGCGGCCTCCACCAATGATGAGACCTGCATTTGTTCCACACATTCTCCAAAGACCAG GTGCACAGAGACTGCCAATGATGCGTGGCCCTCCACCACAAGGTATGCTGGCACCTCCACTGCCCCgccctcctcctccaccaccaaTGATGATGGCACCCCCAATGGCCGGACCCCCTCAGCACCCCATGGCTTCCATCGGACCACCTATGGGGCCCATGAACCCAGTTCCACCT gTTGACACAATGAGCCAAGTGGTGACAGCTCCACCTCGGCCAGTGACACAGGCACCACTTAAAGTCACCCCCAGCATTATCCAGGCCGCCCCCACCGTATATACAGCACCACCTGCCCCAAAGAGACCAGACATGAGAGCGCAAAGACAAGCACGCATT GAGGAGCTGGCAGCATCAGTAGCTGAACAGCAGGCAGCTGCGTTGGCTGCCGGGCTCCTGGAGGCTAAGAAAGACAGCGTCACGGACGACAGCGTCATCGGACCTAGCATGCCTGAGCCGGAGCCTGTACACACAGAG CCACCAGAGAGCGTTACGGAGGATAAGAAGAAAGGCAAACAGGAGAAGGTGAGGAAATGCATCCGCACAGCCGCAGGCGTCACTTGGGAAGACACCAGCCTAACAGAGTGGGACACAG ACGACTTTAGGATATTCTGTGGAGACCTGGGTAACGAGGTGAATGACGACATCCTGACAAGAGCATTCGGTCGCTACCCGTCCTTTCTGAAGGCTAAGGTGGTACGAGACAAACGCACTGGGAAGACCAAGGGTTACGGTTTTGTCAGCTTTAAGGACCCCAACGACTATGTGCGCGCCATGAGAGAAATGAACG GAAAATATGTAGGCAGCAGACCCATCAAACTGCGAAAGAGCACATGGAAAGACAGGAACCTAGAGCTTGTACGCAAAaagcaaaaggagaaaaagaagcttGGGCTTAGATAA